The Paenibacillus tianjinensis genome has a window encoding:
- a CDS encoding bifunctional diguanylate cyclase/phosphodiesterase, which yields MKLRTKIVLFIITISLLALASTYVISQEIFLDRFTELDQEALEGRMSDIIQTYESELRGMNETMLNYSAWDETYDYVSSRTSGDLQNPYILSNYDEGTFQSNRFDLMALINGSGSPVYSGLYDYSGKTIAPVTPEIVSLFGDIREQLDHLTRPEDRFAGLVILHDGPMLITLQPVLHNDMTGPVAGMAVAGRKLDDTEISRLGALSPSGITVEKASGDLLKESQGQNIWVSYLPDNRLEGHAVIYDLFGNPGIVISIEQPRHIYEVGEKAMANFTLFFVISTLGICVLSLLFVKRTILSRMAALVRGIRSIGKSRDLSIRLDIRRRDELSEVEVEFNRMISSLESAQEELHRQAMVDPLTQLPNRAFFFETLNRIIQKAELQGRQIVLLFIDLDHFKAVNDTWGHDFGDAVLKQIADRLAGAVGPDDLVSRLGGDEFTILLSRFSGTEDIQARIAKIQQVLAEPHTLNGQLFHSTASIGVSIYPQNGEDAELLVKAADLAMFQVKENGRNNIFRYSERLEEAFSRKKVIGRQLRSAVDNGELEMHYQPILSASKLDIVKVEALLRWKNPTFGPVSPAEFIPLAEAGGSILGIGNWVLRKVCADLRSFRDQGIRLKAAVNISGLQLMQPGLPEQLKEALADNGLTADSLELEITETMLMSDESIITSLANLRSMGFSISLDDFGTGFSSLSYLRTFPVDIIKIDRSFVSGIQPGASDDTLVRAIIELSHNLGLRVVSEGVELKEQFDLLCNLGSDELQGYFISRPLPAPSLVDYIMSYASAAPTRE from the coding sequence ATGAAGCTGCGGACCAAGATTGTACTGTTTATTATAACTATTTCTTTGCTCGCCCTCGCCTCTACATATGTGATTTCGCAGGAGATTTTTCTGGACCGGTTCACGGAGTTAGACCAGGAAGCGCTGGAAGGGCGCATGTCCGATATCATCCAGACCTACGAATCGGAGCTACGGGGTATGAACGAGACGATGCTCAATTATTCGGCATGGGATGAAACCTATGATTATGTCTCCTCCCGAACCTCCGGGGACCTGCAGAATCCCTATATTCTCAGCAATTATGATGAGGGGACTTTTCAGAGCAACCGGTTTGATCTTATGGCACTGATCAACGGGAGCGGCAGTCCCGTCTATAGCGGCTTATATGATTACAGCGGGAAGACGATAGCACCGGTAACGCCGGAAATCGTCAGTCTTTTTGGAGATATCCGGGAACAGCTGGATCATCTTACGAGGCCAGAGGACCGTTTTGCCGGATTGGTCATCTTGCATGACGGGCCCATGCTGATTACCTTACAGCCCGTTCTCCATAATGATATGACAGGTCCCGTCGCCGGGATGGCGGTGGCCGGCCGGAAGCTGGACGATACAGAGATCAGCCGGCTCGGAGCCCTTAGTCCGTCCGGTATAACCGTAGAGAAGGCCTCGGGTGACCTGCTGAAGGAGAGCCAGGGGCAGAACATATGGGTGAGTTATTTACCCGATAACCGGCTGGAGGGCCATGCCGTTATCTACGATCTGTTCGGCAATCCGGGAATCGTGATTTCCATAGAGCAGCCGCGCCATATTTATGAAGTCGGGGAAAAAGCGATGGCTAATTTCACGCTGTTCTTCGTAATCTCTACCCTGGGTATATGCGTGCTCAGCCTGCTGTTCGTGAAACGTACCATTCTGTCCCGGATGGCAGCGCTGGTGCGTGGCATCCGGAGTATCGGCAAAAGCCGTGATCTGTCGATCCGTCTCGATATCAGGAGACGGGATGAACTCAGTGAGGTAGAAGTGGAGTTCAACCGCATGATTTCCTCGCTCGAAAGCGCACAGGAGGAGCTGCACCGGCAGGCTATGGTCGACCCGTTAACCCAGCTGCCGAACCGCGCATTCTTTTTTGAGACGCTAAACCGGATTATTCAGAAGGCCGAACTCCAGGGCCGGCAGATTGTTCTGCTGTTCATCGACCTTGATCACTTCAAAGCAGTCAATGATACCTGGGGGCATGACTTTGGGGATGCGGTCCTCAAGCAGATCGCCGACCGGCTAGCCGGCGCTGTCGGACCGGATGATCTGGTGTCACGGCTTGGCGGGGATGAGTTCACGATTCTTCTCTCCCGTTTTTCCGGCACAGAGGATATTCAGGCCCGGATCGCCAAAATCCAGCAGGTGCTGGCTGAACCGCATACGCTGAACGGCCAGTTATTTCATAGTACGGCGAGCATCGGAGTCAGCATCTATCCGCAGAATGGTGAGGACGCCGAACTACTCGTCAAGGCAGCCGATTTGGCGATGTTCCAGGTCAAGGAGAACGGACGGAACAATATATTCCGCTATTCGGAAAGGCTGGAAGAGGCCTTTAGCCGCAAAAAAGTGATCGGGAGACAGCTTCGCTCCGCCGTCGACAACGGCGAGCTGGAAATGCATTATCAGCCGATACTCTCGGCATCGAAGCTTGATATCGTCAAGGTTGAGGCGTTGCTACGCTGGAAAAACCCAACGTTCGGCCCGGTGTCACCCGCCGAGTTCATTCCGCTGGCGGAAGCCGGCGGATCGATCCTCGGTATCGGCAACTGGGTGCTCCGCAAGGTCTGTGCAGACCTGCGCAGCTTCCGGGACCAAGGCATTCGGCTGAAGGCAGCCGTCAATATCTCGGGCCTGCAGCTTATGCAGCCCGGTCTGCCGGAGCAATTGAAGGAGGCGCTGGCAGACAACGGGCTTACAGCAGATAGCCTGGAGCTGGAAATTACCGAGACGATGCTGATGTCGGACGAATCCATCATCACCTCTCTCGCAAATCTTCGCAGCATGGGCTTTAGCATTTCGCTCGATGATTTTGGCACCGGCTTCTCGTCGCTGAGCTACCTGCGGACCTTCCCGGTAGATATTATCAAGATTGACCGCTCCTTCGTATCGGGTATTCAGCCAGGGGCTTCCGACGATACACTGGTCCGCGCAATCATCGAACTCAGCCACAACCTCGGACTGCGTGTTGTTTCCGAAGGCGTGGAACTGAAGGAACAGTTTGACCTGCTGTGCAATCTTGGCAGCGATGAGCTTCAAGGCTACTTCATCAGCAGACCGCTGCCGGCCCCGTCCCTGGTAGATTATATTATGAGCTATGCATCAGCTGCCCCCACGAGGGAGTGA
- a CDS encoding helix-turn-helix domain-containing protein yields the protein MISSEKVGKRIAMLRREKKLSQEQLAEQLHVSAQAVSKWETGKSLPETATLPLLSGILGHSIDSILLPQELTVLSAVYTDGYEQQDVTHFVNQFITGSKLTLAISDQIFPQSIHSDRCKLLIVKYETPAGIYSTYVLKDQHLAIDVHSKGYTLGKSELEIVHAAYGNEHASRDVLGKMKHYAYFQWPHFTIDQELFPSGMGHEGNEYLLLVYLNADGIHALSCMEGEQVHYSPDRMRLFAGGSSRQHYIAENAGRLGFGKGMDCSWAGALYTSLSAMGVDTRYEEVMGVSGACWRVAFAPVWDYSSADALVAYDYAAPAFSAYGLKASWANRLTPEERRREKLQIMESLHKHHLPVALNLRVAPEWGVITGYLDNGSTLLCRSYFDDETFSELQEDPEFREAMEVSKGYLYVDHWPYKLLYIERHGPIRSALDSLYASLQVKLDSMQAGENHGYRLGYSALAAWTEGLLDHAWYQAADTDTFTRRYSVNHFCLMALNDARRSAAAYLQASLPLLQNPAAYAILGEMTTVYEQIYTLLDHFFSHMKEPAALQQAQASPKQLWDQSQREQQAELLQTVAALERRGDELAGRLLEYKENSRG from the coding sequence ATGATCAGCAGTGAAAAAGTAGGCAAGCGGATCGCCATGCTCCGCCGGGAAAAGAAATTGTCGCAGGAGCAGTTAGCGGAGCAGCTGCATGTCAGTGCCCAGGCGGTGTCCAAGTGGGAAACCGGCAAATCGCTGCCTGAAACGGCTACCCTGCCGCTGCTCTCCGGCATTCTGGGCCATTCGATCGACAGCATTCTGTTGCCGCAGGAGCTCACGGTTCTGTCAGCGGTGTACACCGACGGATACGAACAGCAGGATGTCACTCATTTTGTTAACCAATTCATTACCGGCAGTAAACTGACTCTGGCCATCAGCGATCAGATCTTCCCGCAGTCCATTCATAGCGACCGCTGCAAGCTGCTTATCGTCAAATACGAGACGCCCGCCGGTATCTACTCCACCTACGTGCTGAAGGATCAGCACCTGGCGATCGACGTACATTCGAAAGGCTATACTCTTGGCAAAAGCGAGCTGGAGATTGTTCATGCCGCTTACGGCAATGAACATGCCAGCCGGGATGTGCTGGGGAAGATGAAGCACTACGCTTATTTTCAGTGGCCGCATTTTACGATAGATCAGGAGCTTTTCCCTAGCGGAATGGGGCATGAGGGCAACGAGTATCTGCTGCTCGTCTACCTGAATGCAGACGGAATTCATGCGCTCAGCTGTATGGAGGGGGAACAGGTCCACTACAGCCCTGACCGGATGAGGCTTTTTGCGGGCGGGTCTTCCCGTCAGCATTACATCGCAGAGAACGCAGGACGCCTTGGTTTTGGAAAGGGAATGGATTGCTCGTGGGCAGGGGCGCTTTATACCTCACTGTCCGCTATGGGTGTAGATACCCGCTATGAGGAGGTTATGGGAGTTTCAGGAGCCTGCTGGCGGGTGGCTTTTGCCCCGGTATGGGACTACAGCTCAGCAGACGCCCTCGTCGCCTATGACTATGCCGCACCAGCCTTCAGCGCTTATGGGCTTAAGGCCAGCTGGGCGAACCGGCTTACACCTGAGGAACGCAGACGGGAGAAGCTGCAAATCATGGAGAGCCTCCATAAGCATCACCTGCCGGTTGCCCTAAATCTAAGAGTCGCCCCCGAGTGGGGAGTCATAACGGGATATCTCGATAACGGCAGCACCCTGCTGTGCCGCAGCTATTTTGATGACGAGACCTTTAGTGAGCTGCAGGAGGATCCGGAATTCCGGGAAGCTATGGAGGTCAGCAAAGGGTATTTGTACGTAGACCATTGGCCTTATAAGCTGCTCTATATCGAAAGGCATGGCCCGATCCGGTCGGCGCTGGACAGTCTGTATGCCTCCCTCCAGGTGAAGCTGGACTCTATGCAGGCTGGAGAGAATCATGGCTATCGGCTGGGATACAGCGCTTTGGCAGCCTGGACGGAGGGCCTTCTTGATCACGCCTGGTACCAGGCAGCTGATACGGATACGTTTACACGCCGCTACAGCGTGAATCACTTCTGCCTGATGGCTCTGAACGATGCGCGGAGAAGCGCTGCCGCCTACTTGCAAGCCTCGCTGCCGCTTTTACAGAACCCGGCCGCTTACGCGATCTTAGGCGAAATGACCACCGTATATGAACAGATATACACCCTGCTCGATCATTTCTTCAGCCATATGAAGGAACCGGCCGCCCTGCAGCAGGCCCAGGCTTCCCCGAAGCAGCTGTGGGACCAGAGCCAGCGGGAGCAGCAGGCGGAGCTTCTGCAGACCGTGGCCGCGCTCGAACGCCGGGGGGATGAGCTGGCCGGGCGGCTGCTGGAGTATAAAGAGAATAGTAGAGGTTGA
- a CDS encoding DUF4037 domain-containing protein, translating into MSRPYVTVTSPNLLDSILKELHNRIQDFTALDGVCGITLNGGCSRGYADELSEIDLVLYLEAGQYELWNNGCSPISLGITKRGEYLYDIKISSLDEELQKPWDSVALWDLSYARILYDPSGQIAKLMRTKLAQRPERLQAEGPMFNCWWHFRLAGDIWLHRGDIVQGHAMMNKAATQLVEALFSANREYVPHAKWLIHLSRTLPWTPAGWETGLMQIMSTGDCSRESLITRQAAIEHYWSEVDAYIISQECPVTR; encoded by the coding sequence ATGAGCAGGCCATATGTAACGGTAACCAGCCCCAATCTGCTTGATTCCATACTGAAAGAACTCCATAACCGGATACAGGATTTCACTGCCCTAGATGGGGTCTGCGGTATTACTCTGAACGGAGGATGTTCACGCGGGTATGCCGATGAATTATCCGAGATCGATCTGGTCTTGTATCTGGAGGCCGGTCAGTACGAGCTGTGGAATAACGGGTGCTCCCCTATTTCCCTGGGCATCACCAAGCGGGGCGAATATCTCTATGATATCAAGATTTCCAGCTTGGATGAAGAGCTGCAGAAGCCTTGGGACAGTGTAGCCTTGTGGGACTTGTCCTATGCCCGGATTCTGTATGACCCCTCCGGGCAAATCGCCAAGCTGATGCGCACAAAGCTGGCACAGCGGCCGGAGCGGCTGCAGGCGGAAGGCCCGATGTTCAACTGCTGGTGGCATTTCCGGCTGGCCGGGGATATCTGGCTCCACCGTGGAGATATCGTGCAGGGCCATGCCATGATGAATAAGGCTGCAACTCAGTTAGTTGAGGCTTTATTCAGCGCAAACCGCGAATATGTGCCTCATGCCAAATGGCTGATTCATCTGAGCCGTACCCTGCCCTGGACTCCAGCGGGGTGGGAAACAGGACTGATGCAGATCATGAGCACCGGCGATTGCTCCCGGGAGAGCCTGATTACAAGGCAAGCCGCCATTGAGCATTATTGGAGCGAAGTGGATGCCTATATCATCAGCCAGGAATGCCCGGTTACCCGTTAA
- a CDS encoding helix-turn-helix transcriptional regulator has translation MLESDLLYEQGYSVRINTPADPLFYYFDYDQRSHNINMEFQHDHDFYEIHILLDSRATHIIEGNVHALRQYDIVLLRPYRLHKTQYPVGPPHKRLIINFAVPTNTPGFETAYKNILLPFGEEVPIYRLTGEPRRAVFAPLNTIFTVSHSASPLNPVLIHSLFQQFLCALTQQREMNSYVLEEIGNATMQKIYSITACIHSRYSSELTLDSISREFYISPYYLSHQFKAVTGFTLTEYIQMTRVRKAQQLLIHTRHKISAIAEQCGFNSFSQFNRIFNKQSGMSPSAFRKQQASSGATPPALSY, from the coding sequence ATGCTTGAAAGCGACCTGTTATATGAGCAAGGGTATAGCGTACGCATCAACACTCCGGCTGACCCGCTTTTTTATTATTTTGACTATGACCAGCGGTCCCACAATATCAATATGGAGTTTCAGCATGATCACGATTTCTACGAAATTCATATTCTGCTCGACTCCAGGGCTACCCATATCATTGAAGGCAACGTGCATGCCCTGCGGCAATATGACATCGTTCTGCTTCGTCCGTACCGGCTGCACAAGACCCAGTATCCCGTCGGTCCGCCGCACAAACGGCTGATCATCAACTTTGCCGTACCCACAAATACACCCGGTTTCGAAACCGCTTACAAAAATATACTACTCCCTTTCGGAGAAGAAGTCCCGATCTACCGGTTAACGGGTGAGCCACGCAGAGCCGTATTCGCTCCTCTTAACACCATCTTCACCGTATCCCATAGCGCTTCACCGCTGAATCCGGTGCTGATTCACAGCCTGTTCCAGCAGTTTCTGTGCGCTTTAACCCAGCAGCGGGAGATGAACAGCTATGTACTGGAGGAAATCGGGAACGCAACCATGCAAAAAATATATTCCATCACTGCCTGCATTCACAGCCGTTACAGCAGCGAGCTGACCCTGGATTCGATCTCCAGAGAGTTCTATATCAGCCCTTATTATTTGTCGCACCAGTTCAAAGCGGTCACCGGCTTTACCTTGACTGAGTATATCCAGATGACCCGTGTCCGCAAGGCCCAGCAGCTGCTGATTCACACCCGGCACAAGATCTCCGCCATCGCCGAGCAGTGCGGCTTCAACAGCTTCTCGCAGTTCAACCGCATCTTCAATAAGCAGAGCGGTATGTCTCCGTCTGCCTTCCGCAAGCAGCAGGCCTCCTCCGGGGCAACCCCTCCCGCACTGTCTTACTGA
- a CDS encoding alpha-mannosidase yields the protein MFLTEEKLIRRQAELGKYRYLKVMELTELALAEDEDGANGVYPGAVVFDGTIRLHEHWRGRDRYVWLRAVVVLPERKAGFKIAGRFDFGKSGSFNNSGFESLLFVNGAPYQGVDNNHREVIFGDELGGQSVELAFRLWSGLEGGGPPVIQEHVISEAMLGYLDETVDDLFYMSQAALDTFRYLGNDQPEKQWLKKALNDAFNEIDWSEPGSEAHIRSLYRADASLNQAVEAMPRTFDVTITALGHTHIDVAWLWRLKHTREKTARSFSTVLRLMEEFPEYQFLQTQPQLYDYLERDYPELFGRISEKIKEGRWEAEGAMWLEADCNIPSGESLVRQILTGKRYLREQFGIESKYLWLPDVFGYSWALPQILRRSGIDTFMTTKISWNQFNRMPHDTFWWRGMDGSEVLTHFITTSEKNGDAYTYNGRMTAALLRGIWNSYQDKEINDHLLFAYGWGDGGGGPTRGMLELRRRFDKLPGIPKLQTGSAGEYFEGLHERIENSEAYVHTWNGELYLECHRGTYTSQARNKKYNRRLELLLRDAEWLHTLNGVRHGDLETSYPAAELRGIWEILLRNQFHDIIPGSSIKEVYEDSDLEYAEGEARSLALINGISGGEEGGYSSPQGSSCSGGSEGAKYFTLLNSSTWDRPRYLELAGEADGPAVIRDRAGKLLEQQPTADGGRLVYVPSVPALGTAVLASEPVDARASEGGPLADIAGRRLATPLVEVVWNEQGHFTSIRDRRNDRELLVPGQRGNVLQVFEDKPLDYEAWDIDIFYQEKMTEISQLTECRVTENGPLRAVLRMAWTYHRSVITQDIIFYRDTSRMDFRTVIDWQGHNQLVKATFPVDIHALEATYDIQFGNVKRPTHWNTSWDYARFETVGHQWADVSEKGYGVALLNDCKYGYDIKDSVLRLTLLKSAVHPDPEQDQGRHAFTYALYPHTGDFVEGGVVQEAWELNNPLHAVPGQLEGEPLFSIGGGHVLVDAVKCSEDGADIVLRLHEYAGSRTQVRIESAYSIASWQECNLMEEPQGKWREDGLSFQIRPYEIRTFRIKLRQV from the coding sequence ATGTTTTTGACCGAAGAAAAGCTGATCCGGCGCCAGGCCGAACTCGGAAAGTACAGATACCTCAAGGTTATGGAGCTTACAGAACTTGCGCTTGCGGAGGATGAGGACGGGGCCAATGGTGTTTATCCGGGGGCTGTTGTGTTTGATGGCACAATCAGGCTGCATGAACACTGGCGCGGGCGTGACCGTTATGTCTGGCTGCGTGCTGTGGTGGTGCTTCCAGAGAGGAAGGCTGGCTTCAAGATTGCAGGCAGATTTGATTTTGGGAAGTCGGGGAGCTTCAACAACTCCGGGTTCGAATCGCTGCTGTTTGTGAACGGGGCGCCTTATCAGGGTGTGGATAACAACCATAGGGAAGTTATTTTTGGCGATGAATTAGGCGGACAGAGTGTGGAATTGGCCTTCCGGCTGTGGTCAGGTCTGGAGGGCGGCGGGCCGCCCGTAATTCAAGAGCACGTGATTAGCGAGGCGATGCTGGGTTATCTGGATGAGACGGTTGATGATCTGTTCTATATGTCGCAGGCGGCACTGGATACCTTCCGTTATCTGGGCAACGACCAGCCGGAGAAGCAGTGGCTGAAAAAGGCGCTGAACGACGCATTCAATGAAATTGACTGGTCTGAGCCCGGCTCGGAGGCACATATCCGCTCGCTGTACCGGGCAGATGCCAGCCTGAACCAGGCGGTTGAGGCCATGCCGCGAACCTTTGATGTGACGATTACGGCTTTGGGCCATACCCATATTGATGTTGCCTGGCTGTGGCGGCTGAAGCACACCCGCGAGAAAACGGCACGTTCCTTCTCGACCGTGCTCCGGCTGATGGAGGAATTCCCGGAATATCAGTTCCTGCAGACACAGCCGCAATTGTACGACTATCTGGAGCGTGATTATCCCGAGCTGTTCGGGCGGATCTCAGAGAAGATCAAGGAAGGCCGCTGGGAGGCGGAAGGGGCCATGTGGCTGGAGGCGGATTGCAATATCCCGTCCGGCGAGTCGCTGGTCCGCCAGATTCTGACGGGCAAGCGCTACCTTCGTGAACAGTTCGGCATTGAGAGCAAATACCTGTGGCTGCCGGATGTGTTCGGCTACAGCTGGGCGCTGCCGCAGATTCTGCGGAGGTCGGGCATAGACACATTCATGACGACCAAAATCAGCTGGAACCAGTTCAACCGGATGCCGCATGACACCTTCTGGTGGCGGGGGATGGATGGCTCGGAGGTTCTGACGCATTTCATCACAACCTCGGAGAAGAACGGGGATGCGTATACGTATAACGGCAGGATGACAGCCGCGCTGCTGCGCGGAATCTGGAATTCGTATCAGGATAAGGAGATCAACGATCATCTGCTGTTTGCTTATGGCTGGGGTGACGGGGGCGGGGGGCCTACGCGGGGGATGCTGGAGCTAAGACGGCGTTTCGATAAGCTTCCGGGGATACCTAAGCTTCAGACGGGCAGCGCGGGGGAGTATTTTGAAGGGCTGCATGAACGTATTGAGAATTCTGAAGCATACGTGCATACATGGAACGGTGAATTATATTTGGAGTGCCACCGGGGGACGTACACTTCGCAGGCCCGCAACAAAAAATACAATCGGCGCTTGGAATTACTGCTGCGGGATGCAGAGTGGCTCCACACGCTGAACGGTGTGAGACACGGCGATCTGGAAACTAGTTATCCTGCGGCGGAACTGCGCGGCATATGGGAGATTCTGCTGCGCAACCAGTTCCATGATATTATCCCCGGCTCGTCGATTAAAGAGGTTTACGAGGATAGTGACCTTGAGTATGCGGAAGGGGAGGCGCGGTCGCTGGCTTTAATTAACGGCATCAGCGGCGGGGAAGAGGGCGGTTACAGCAGCCCTCAGGGCAGCAGCTGTAGCGGCGGTTCTGAGGGGGCGAAATACTTCACGCTGCTGAACAGCTCGACCTGGGACCGCCCGCGTTATCTTGAACTGGCGGGCGAAGCGGACGGCCCGGCCGTTATTCGGGACCGTGCCGGGAAGCTGCTGGAGCAGCAGCCGACGGCAGACGGCGGAAGACTGGTATATGTTCCTTCTGTGCCTGCGCTTGGCACAGCTGTGCTTGCATCAGAGCCAGTGGATGCCCGGGCTTCGGAAGGGGGACCGCTCGCGGATATTGCCGGCCGCCGGCTGGCCACACCGCTGGTTGAGGTGGTCTGGAATGAACAGGGCCATTTCACTTCGATCCGGGACCGGCGTAATGACCGTGAGCTTCTGGTGCCGGGACAGCGCGGCAATGTGCTTCAAGTGTTCGAAGACAAACCGCTGGATTATGAAGCCTGGGATATCGACATCTTCTATCAGGAGAAGATGACGGAGATCTCGCAGCTTACGGAGTGCCGGGTGACCGAGAACGGTCCGCTGCGGGCGGTGCTGCGCATGGCCTGGACGTATCACCGTTCGGTGATTACCCAAGACATCATCTTCTACCGTGATACGTCCAGAATGGATTTCCGGACCGTCATCGACTGGCAGGGGCATAATCAATTGGTGAAGGCGACTTTCCCGGTTGATATCCATGCGCTGGAAGCGACTTATGATATCCAGTTCGGGAATGTCAAACGGCCGACTCACTGGAACACGAGCTGGGATTACGCCCGGTTCGAAACGGTAGGCCACCAGTGGGCCGATGTCAGCGAGAAAGGGTATGGCGTAGCCCTGCTTAATGACTGCAAATACGGTTATGACATCAAAGATAGTGTACTGCGGCTGACCCTGCTGAAATCGGCCGTTCATCCCGACCCGGAGCAGGATCAGGGGCGTCACGCCTTTACGTATGCTCTTTATCCGCATACTGGTGATTTTGTAGAAGGCGGAGTGGTCCAGGAGGCCTGGGAGCTGAATAATCCCCTGCATGCTGTACCGGGACAGCTGGAAGGTGAGCCGCTGTTCTCCATCGGAGGCGGGCATGTGTTGGTCGATGCCGTCAAGTGCTCGGAAGATGGTGCCGATATTGTGCTGCGCCTGCATGAATATGCCGGTTCGCGGACTCAGGTGCGTATAGAGAGCGCCTATTCCATCGCATCCTGGCAGGAGTGCAATTTAATGGAGGAGCCGCAGGGTAAATGGCGGGAGGACGGCTTGTCCTTCCAGATCCGACCTTACGAGATCAGGACGTTTAGAATCAAGCTGCGGCAGGTGTGA
- a CDS encoding glycoside hydrolase family 88/105 protein: MRGEYGMAGAGEGQQLVNSRVNKDEIIGKLNRVTEKLLKLDRPDNEAELQNLGEDAGRRGYFARDFGMEEWDWPQGVGLYGLQKLDRHFGDGRYTAYAKPWMARQLEKGLPSRNINTTAPLLSLMELAEAGELSLEWVNWLMNGLPRTLEQGYQHVTTGADKSEITLHENEIWIDTLFMAILFTAKMGVKYDNAEWRQASLHQLLLHIKYLYDKKTGLFFHGWHFGGRHNFSEAFWCRGNGWFTLGLPEYLELMRPYVDSGVFTYLQQILQAQAEALLACQSADGLWHTLLDDPGSYTETSGSAAIAAGILHGVRRGLLPEAYAEPALGAIQAVLDRIDDEGTVLGVSGGTPIGAAKEDYKGIIIAPMAYGQAMALVALGEALQHC; the protein is encoded by the coding sequence ATGAGAGGAGAGTATGGCATGGCGGGGGCAGGAGAGGGGCAACAGTTAGTGAATAGCCGGGTGAACAAGGACGAGATAATCGGAAAGCTGAATCGTGTAACGGAAAAGCTGTTAAAGCTTGACCGGCCGGACAACGAAGCTGAATTACAGAACCTGGGGGAGGATGCGGGACGGCGGGGTTATTTTGCCCGTGATTTCGGAATGGAGGAATGGGACTGGCCGCAGGGTGTGGGGCTGTACGGTCTGCAAAAGCTTGACCGGCATTTCGGGGACGGCCGGTATACAGCTTATGCCAAGCCATGGATGGCCCGCCAGCTGGAGAAAGGACTGCCCAGCCGGAACATTAATACGACCGCACCGCTGCTATCACTGATGGAACTGGCGGAGGCTGGGGAGCTGAGTCTCGAATGGGTAAACTGGCTGATGAATGGCCTGCCCCGCACACTGGAGCAAGGCTATCAGCATGTAACAACAGGAGCGGACAAGAGTGAAATTACACTCCATGAGAATGAAATCTGGATTGATACGTTGTTTATGGCGATTCTGTTTACGGCGAAGATGGGGGTGAAGTACGATAATGCCGAGTGGCGGCAAGCATCGCTGCACCAGCTGCTGCTGCATATCAAATACCTCTATGATAAAAAGACGGGACTGTTCTTCCACGGCTGGCATTTTGGCGGCCGGCATAATTTCAGTGAAGCCTTCTGGTGCCGCGGCAACGGCTGGTTCACGCTCGGACTGCCGGAGTATCTGGAGCTGATGCGCCCGTATGTGGATAGCGGAGTCTTCACGTATCTTCAGCAGATTCTGCAGGCACAGGCGGAGGCCTTGCTGGCCTGTCAGAGTGCAGACGGACTGTGGCATACCCTGCTGGACGATCCGGGCAGTTACACCGAAACATCCGGATCAGCGGCCATCGCAGCTGGCATTCTGCATGGTGTACGGAGGGGGCTGCTGCCGGAGGCCTATGCTGAACCGGCTCTGGGCGCGATTCAGGCTGTGCTGGACCGGATTGACGATGAGGGCACAGTGCTTGGCGTATCGGGCGGCACGCCGATTGGTGCAGCTAAGGAAGATTATAAGGGAATCATTATTGCCCCCATGGCCTACGGTCAGGCGATGGCTCTGGTTGCACTCGGAGAAGCGTTGCAGCACTGTTGA